The Haloterrigena turkmenica DSM 5511 genome includes the window GCCGCCGACCGCGGCGCGGCCGCCATCACCGGCAACCCCTCCGCGCTCGCCTCGGCGCTGCTGAAGATCTCCGGCGAGATGGACAAGGTGCCGAAAGAGGACATGCGCGAGGAGGCCGAGATGAACGCCTTCTTCATCATCCCGATCAAGTCCGGCGTCGTTGGCCGCCTCTTCAGCACTCACCCGCCGACCGAGAAGCGCGTCGAACAGCTTCGGACCCTCGAGCGCGAACTCGCCGCGTGATCGATGCCCTCCGGACGTTCACCCTGATCGGCACGCGCCGATCGCTTCTTCCGAACATGTTCCTTCCAAGTGGGTCTCATCCCTCTCCGTTGTCTGCATGATGGCGATTACTTAAGCGTGAGTCGTCCGGACTGTGCCGGCATGGTCGAACCGATCGGTCACGTCGCGATGGCCCTCCTCTTTGCGGTACCGGCGTGGTTCCTGTGGGGACGCCGCCCCGCGGTCACCTTCGCCGTCCTGACGCAGGCGACTGCGCTGTTCCCCGACGTCGACATCTATCTCCGAGAGCACTTCGTGCGCCCGTTGCTCCAGCACCACGGGATTACGCATACGGTGCCGTTCATGCTGGTCGTGGGCGGTATCTTCGGCGTCGGCGCCGCGTACGCGTTGACGCCCGTCCTGAACGCCAACCGATTGATTCACAGCGACTCGATCACCCCGGGGACGACGTTCGTGTTCACGACGGCGGCGTTCTGGGCCGGCGGTCTCAGTCACGTCGCGGTGGATCTGCTCTCGGCCGAACCGGACGCGGCGATCGCACCCCTCTGGCCGCTGTACCGCGACGACGTCGTCGTCAATATCGTCGCCTACGACTCGACGCCGGTGAACCTCGGGTTGATCGTCACCGCAATCGTCGTCCACGTCGTCCTCTACCGGGCCGAGCGGTATCCCTACGAGACGCGGTGGCGCGTCGGCTGATCGCGCCTCGAGTGTCGCCTTCGGATGCCGGTCGGCGACGGTACCGACGAGTCGCCAACAGGAGGTTTCTAAGGGACCGCCTTCGTTGCCCTTTCTATGGGACTGGTCGACGAACTCCGCTCCGTGCTCGGCTTGCGCGCCGAGACCGACGCCAGACGCGACGCCGACCCCGAGGACCTGTTCGGGATGAGCACCGCCTACCTCACGATGGAGGCCGATCTGGGCTACGAATCATCCGACGTCGGCGCGCTCTGTTTCTCCGGCGTCGACTCGACGAGCTTTCACGACGCAGTCGACGAGGTCGAGGCGATCCTCGAGGCCGGCCGCGAGGAGACCGGCACCGAGTTCTCGGTCACCAGCGACGACCACGGCTACCACTGGGTCGTCCTCGAGGACGACGACCCCGAGGACCTCATCACGAGCATGCACTTCGCCGCGGACACGTTCATCGAGCACGACTACGGCTCGCGGCTGCTCGCGGCGGTGTTCGCGTATGAAAACCGAGACGGCCCCGCCTACTGGATTTACTCGTTCCGCCGCGGCCGATTCTACCCGTTCGCCCCCCGCTCGGGCCGGGAACGCGACTCGAGCGTGGAGTTCAAACTCGAGGCGAAACTCGACGGGGAACTCGAGATCGAACGCGACAAGGAGTACTGGTATCCGCTCTGGCCGAGCGAGGGCGGGACCCACCCCTGGGAGTGAGCCGGCCGAGAGTCTACTGTCGCTCCCACGCCTTCGACTCGAGCGCGCTGTCCCTGCCGAACGGGCGTCTGGGCCGATACCAAATCGTGTTGGCATCACCGCTATGCCCGACCACGCCATAGTCGAATATACGGCAGGAATCACTCCAAGCCACATCATCACCAACTGCGCCATACACCAGTTGCCCCCTTTTCCTGCCGCTTTCCACCCGTTTTCGGTAGTCACGGACTCGAGCAGCGTCGCGTCCACCCGACCGCTCGCGTCCGTTTTTCGGCGTCCGCTCGCCGGGCAGCCTGCTTGCCGAAACGACGGGGAGATGGCCGATTGCCCCGGCCCGAGTACCTATAATTGCGGCCCCGTATTACCGAACGACCGATGCAATGAGAGACGTTTCCAATCAGCTCGCAGGCCGGCTACTCGCCGCTGCGGGGCTCG containing:
- the pspAB gene encoding PspA-associated protein PspAB, with amino-acid sequence MGLVDELRSVLGLRAETDARRDADPEDLFGMSTAYLTMEADLGYESSDVGALCFSGVDSTSFHDAVDEVEAILEAGREETGTEFSVTSDDHGYHWVVLEDDDPEDLITSMHFAADTFIEHDYGSRLLAAVFAYENRDGPAYWIYSFRRGRFYPFAPRSGRERDSSVEFKLEAKLDGELEIERDKEYWYPLWPSEGGTHPWE
- a CDS encoding metal-dependent hydrolase, translating into MVEPIGHVAMALLFAVPAWFLWGRRPAVTFAVLTQATALFPDVDIYLREHFVRPLLQHHGITHTVPFMLVVGGIFGVGAAYALTPVLNANRLIHSDSITPGTTFVFTTAAFWAGGLSHVAVDLLSAEPDAAIAPLWPLYRDDVVVNIVAYDSTPVNLGLIVTAIVVHVVLYRAERYPYETRWRVG